Sequence from the bacterium genome:
GGGGCAATCTTCGTGACGGCCGATCACGGGATGCGGGGCAAGACGCGCGCCCTCGATCCGGGGGTGATCCTCCGCGCGGCGGGAATCGCGGCAGACGCCGTCCCCATCATCAAGGACCGCTACACCGCCCACCACGGCAACCAGGGGGGCGCGGCCTACGTTCACCTGAAGGACCCGGCCGCGCGGGATGCGGCGCTGGCGGCCCTGCGCGAAATCTCTGGCATCGAGGAGGCGATCCCGGGCGAGGAAGCCGCCCGGCGCTTCCGCCTCATGCCCGAGCGCGTGGGGGACATCATGGCGCTCGCAGATGAGACGACCGTCTTCGGAGTGCAGACGGAAGCCGAGCGCGCGATCGCGATTCGCAGCCACGGCGCCCTGCACGAGGCGCAGGTCCCCCTCTTCGCCTGGCGGGCGCCATTCTTCAAGCCGGATGCGGGGGCTTTTCATTTCGATGCGGTGCGCAGCGTCATGGAGGGCATCGGCGGCTAGCCGCGGCGTTGCCGCGCCGGGGTCCGCATGGTCTAATTCTTCTCATCATTCCATCCCTTTCCCAGCTGGAGTCATCCTATGAAAGCCATGGTCTTGAAGGAAAAAGGAACCCCCTTTGTGCTGGAGGATCGCCCCATCCCCGAGCCCGGGCCGGGCGAGGCCACCGTCCGCGTCCTCGCCTGCGGGGCGGGGCTCACCATCCATCACACAAGGATGGGGAGAACCGATGCGAAATACCCGATTGTCATCGGCCACGAGATCACCGGCGAGGTCACCTCCCTCGGCGCAGGTGTCACCCGCCTCGCCATCGGCGATGCCGTCGCCTGCTACTTCTATCTCTCCTGTGGGGATTGCCGCTGGTGCCGGAACCAGCTCGAGCCGCTTTGCGAAAACTTCAAGGGCTACATCGGCCGCGCGATCGACGGCGGCTACGCCGAGTACATGAAGGCCCCGGCCTGGAACCTCATCAAGCTTCCCCCGGGGCTCGACTACAAGAGCCACCCGGCCGAGGTGGGCGTCATCTGCGACGCCATCGCCACCCCCTACAAGGTCACGAAGCGGGCGCAGATCGTCCCGCAGGACACGGTGGCCGTCGTCGGCGCGGGCGGCGGGGTGGGGATTCACATGGTGATGCTCGCCAGCTGGAAGGGCGCGCGCGTCATCGCCGTGGACATCGCCGCAGAAAAGCTCGCCCGGTGCAAGGAGGTCGGCGCCGATGCGGTAGTGGACGCCTCCCGCGGCAAGGTGACCGAGGACCTTCTCGAGCTCACAGGCGGAAAGGGGGTGGATGTCGTCGTGGACTTCGTCTCCTCCGCCCAGACGCTGGGGGACGGGGTCAAGGCGCTCGGCCGCAGGGGCCGCCTCGTCACCCTGGGCGGCAACCCGCAACTCTTCGAGGTCTCCGCGCGCGATATGCTCTCCAAGGAACTCACCCTGATGGGCAGCCGCTACCTCACCCGGCAGGAGTTGCACGAATCGCTCGAACTCGTGGCCCGCGGGGAATTCTGGCCGCTCGTCACCGAAACCTACAAGCTCGAGGAGGCCGAAAAGGCCCACGAGCGCCTCGAGGCGGGAGCCGTGCTCGGCCGGCAGGCCCTCATCATGGACGGCGCCTGATGCGCCGCGCCGGGGAAATGCCGTGCGCCGGGTAAAACCCTTCGAGGCGTGGGTGCCGGGCGAGAAGCTCACCACCCGCGCCCGAACGGTGACCGAGGCGGACATCCTCGCCTTCGCCGGGACGGCGGGCTACGCCGAGAGCCTCTTCTACGACATGGAACACCTGCGCGCCCTCGGGCACGCGCGCCGCTTCGCGCCCGCCCTTTTGACCTGCGCCGTGGCGGACGGGCTCATCATCCAGAGC
This genomic interval carries:
- a CDS encoding zinc-binding dehydrogenase — encoded protein: MKAMVLKEKGTPFVLEDRPIPEPGPGEATVRVLACGAGLTIHHTRMGRTDAKYPIVIGHEITGEVTSLGAGVTRLAIGDAVACYFYLSCGDCRWCRNQLEPLCENFKGYIGRAIDGGYAEYMKAPAWNLIKLPPGLDYKSHPAEVGVICDAIATPYKVTKRAQIVPQDTVAVVGAGGGVGIHMVMLASWKGARVIAVDIAAEKLARCKEVGADAVVDASRGKVTEDLLELTGGKGVDVVVDFVSSAQTLGDGVKALGRRGRLVTLGGNPQLFEVSARDMLSKELTLMGSRYLTRQELHESLELVARGEFWPLVTETYKLEEAEKAHERLEAGAVLGRQALIMDGA